The following coding sequences lie in one Mucilaginibacter sp. KACC 22773 genomic window:
- a CDS encoding MlaD family protein: protein MKTTSSQKIKIGLFTFLGLVILALAVFFIGSQKSMFNSTFTVYGTFKNVNGLQVGNNVRFAGINVGVVQSINIITDSSVRVDLTLNDKVRQFVKTDSKLSIGSDGLMGDKLVVLAPGGIASNQQVADGGRLASVNPVDVDKIITKLTKVADNAEEMTGDLAEIVGKINSGKGSIGRLLNNDNLSRSLESTVAQARTTMKNVHATTGTLNEDLKAAQSNFLLKGFFNKKKKREKAKQDSIKKAQEKLQKGQDKAAKDKADDNN from the coding sequence ATGAAAACCACATCATCACAAAAAATAAAAATCGGCCTTTTTACATTTCTTGGCCTTGTAATACTGGCACTCGCCGTATTTTTCATCGGGAGCCAGAAAAGTATGTTTAACTCCACCTTTACTGTTTATGGTACCTTTAAAAACGTAAACGGATTGCAGGTGGGCAACAATGTACGCTTTGCCGGTATTAACGTTGGTGTGGTTCAATCCATCAACATCATAACCGATAGCTCTGTACGGGTTGATCTTACCCTGAACGATAAGGTAAGGCAATTTGTAAAAACCGACTCGAAACTGAGCATCGGCAGCGATGGTTTAATGGGCGATAAGCTGGTTGTTTTGGCTCCCGGCGGTATCGCCAGTAACCAGCAGGTTGCCGATGGTGGCCGGCTTGCTTCAGTAAACCCGGTTGATGTGGATAAAATAATAACCAAACTAACTAAGGTGGCCGATAATGCCGAAGAGATGACCGGCGACTTAGCTGAAATTGTAGGCAAAATAAACAGTGGAAAAGGGAGTATTGGCCGGCTATTAAATAATGATAACCTATCCAGGAGCCTGGAAAGCACTGTTGCCCAGGCCCGTACAACTATGAAAAATGTGCATGCTACCACAGGCACCTTAAATGAGGATCTGAAAGCTGCGCAATCAAACTTTTTATTAAAGGGTTTTTTTAACAAGAAAAAGAAACGCGAAAAAGCCAAACAGGATTCCATCAAAAAAGCGCAGGAAAAATTGCAAAAGGGCCAGGATAAGGCCGCGAAAGATAAGGCAGACGATAATAATTAA